The following proteins come from a genomic window of Actinomarinicola tropica:
- a CDS encoding ComEA family DNA-binding protein translates to MSSPLPPSPGTGPSSARELVVEVADRLGASVVAVVGGTVAVLLVAVAVVVAWRRDEPPPPEISIPYAAADDRSEAPEGGSTTTVPAEVTVHVAGAVQRPGVYVLPEPARVGDLLAAAGGPLPDADLDRLNLAAPAADGSRLFVPLRGQPEVPAVLGPDGGVPLAGTSGDGADAKVDVNRADATALEALPGVGPATASAIVAHREEHGPFRRVDDLLEVRGIGEAKLEAIRDLVVVGG, encoded by the coding sequence GTGTCGTCGCCGCTGCCGCCGTCCCCCGGGACGGGGCCGTCGTCAGCCCGAGAGCTGGTCGTCGAGGTCGCCGACCGCCTCGGCGCGTCGGTGGTCGCCGTCGTCGGTGGGACGGTCGCCGTCCTCCTGGTGGCGGTGGCCGTGGTCGTCGCCTGGCGACGCGACGAGCCGCCTCCGCCCGAGATCTCCATCCCGTACGCCGCCGCGGACGACCGCTCCGAGGCGCCGGAGGGCGGCTCCACCACGACCGTGCCCGCCGAGGTCACGGTGCACGTCGCCGGCGCGGTGCAGCGACCGGGGGTGTACGTCCTCCCGGAACCGGCGCGGGTGGGCGACCTGCTCGCCGCCGCGGGCGGGCCGCTGCCCGACGCCGACCTCGACCGGCTGAACCTCGCGGCGCCGGCCGCGGACGGGAGCCGCCTGTTCGTCCCCCTCCGCGGCCAACCCGAGGTTCCGGCCGTGCTCGGCCCCGACGGCGGCGTGCCCCTCGCCGGCACGTCCGGGGACGGCGCCGACGCGAAGGTCGACGTCAACCGAGCCGACGCCACCGCGCTCGAGGCCCTCCCGGGTGTGGGGCCGGCCACGGCCAGTGCCATCGTGGCGCACCGCGAGGAGCACGGCCCGTTCCGCCGGGTCGACGATCTCCTCGAGGTCCGGGGCATCGGCGAGGCCAAGCTCGAGGCCATCCGCGACCTGGTGGTGGTCGGTGGGTGA
- a CDS encoding tetratricopeptide repeat protein encodes MVIDVTDATFESDVLDRSVTTPVVVDLWAPWCGPCRTLGPIIEKVVDGTEGKVVLAKVNVDENPEISTAFRVQGIPAVYAVKDRNVVDGFVGAQGEAAVAAFVHGLLPSEEETEIDRLIAAGDEDSLRAALELDPGHEGAVVALAELLVGSDRSEEALELLARVPDTPEVRRVAALARTGGAPEGDDVDAKLAALLDQVKDDDAARQEFVDILEVLGPDDPRTAVYRRQLAARLY; translated from the coding sequence ATGGTCATCGACGTCACCGACGCCACCTTCGAGTCCGACGTGCTCGACCGGTCGGTCACGACACCCGTCGTGGTCGACCTGTGGGCCCCCTGGTGCGGGCCGTGCCGCACCCTCGGACCGATCATCGAGAAGGTCGTCGACGGGACCGAGGGCAAGGTCGTGCTCGCCAAGGTCAACGTCGACGAGAACCCCGAGATCTCGACCGCGTTCCGGGTTCAGGGCATCCCGGCGGTCTACGCGGTCAAGGACCGCAACGTCGTGGACGGGTTCGTCGGCGCCCAGGGCGAGGCCGCCGTGGCGGCGTTCGTCCACGGCCTCCTGCCGTCGGAGGAGGAGACCGAGATCGATCGCCTGATCGCCGCTGGCGACGAGGACTCGCTGCGCGCCGCCCTCGAGCTTGATCCCGGGCACGAGGGTGCCGTCGTGGCCCTCGCCGAGCTGCTGGTGGGTTCGGACCGCTCCGAGGAGGCGCTCGAGCTCCTCGCCCGGGTGCCCGACACGCCGGAGGTCCGGCGGGTGGCCGCCCTGGCCCGCACCGGCGGCGCCCCGGAGGGCGACGACGTGGACGCCAAGCTGGCCGCGCTCCTCGACCAGGTGAAGGACGACGACGCCGCCCGCCAGGAGTTCGTCGACATCCTCGAGGTGCTCGGCCCCGACGACCCGCGCACGGCCGTCTACCGCCGGCAGCTCGCCGCACGCCTCTACTGA
- a CDS encoding phosphotransferase family protein produces the protein MSEDVKGIQTEQVTEWFRAHAPAVEPPLTFDLIAGGHSNLTYKVTDQDGRRWVLRRPPLGQVLATAHDMGREHRIISALAPTDVPVAPTVGLCTDEAVNGAPFYVMDFVDGLVIRAAEVGEQLTPEQRRAAGESLVDTMARIHAVDVDAVGLGDLGRKEDYLARQLKRWYGQWNSSKTRELPAVDEVHDHLVAHLPPQHGATIVHGDYRLDNCLVSPEGDVVAVLDWEICTLGDPLADLGLLMVYWADPEDDASGLLSPATALPGFPNRQELVDRYAAASGRDVSNLPVYVAFGYWKLACIVEGVYARYLGGSMGTSDPAQFEVFKSQVEHYAESARRHLELA, from the coding sequence GTGAGCGAGGACGTGAAGGGCATCCAGACCGAGCAGGTGACGGAGTGGTTCCGGGCGCACGCTCCTGCGGTCGAGCCGCCGCTGACGTTCGACCTGATCGCCGGTGGGCACTCCAACCTCACCTACAAGGTCACGGACCAGGACGGGCGCCGGTGGGTGCTGCGCCGGCCGCCGCTCGGGCAGGTCCTGGCGACCGCCCACGACATGGGGCGCGAGCACCGCATCATCTCGGCCCTGGCCCCGACCGACGTCCCCGTCGCACCCACGGTCGGGCTCTGCACCGACGAGGCGGTCAACGGGGCGCCGTTCTACGTCATGGACTTCGTCGACGGCCTGGTGATCCGCGCCGCCGAGGTCGGCGAGCAGCTCACGCCGGAGCAGCGCCGCGCTGCGGGCGAGTCGCTCGTCGACACGATGGCGCGCATCCACGCCGTGGACGTGGACGCCGTGGGCCTGGGCGACCTCGGCCGCAAGGAGGACTACCTCGCCCGGCAGCTGAAGCGCTGGTACGGGCAGTGGAACAGCTCGAAGACGCGGGAGCTCCCTGCGGTCGACGAGGTGCACGACCACCTCGTGGCCCACCTGCCGCCCCAGCACGGGGCGACGATCGTCCACGGCGACTACCGGCTCGACAACTGCCTCGTCTCCCCGGAGGGCGACGTGGTCGCGGTGCTCGACTGGGAGATCTGCACCCTCGGCGACCCCCTCGCCGACCTCGGCCTCCTGATGGTCTACTGGGCCGATCCGGAGGACGACGCGTCGGGCCTCCTCTCCCCCGCCACCGCGCTGCCCGGGTTCCCGAACCGCCAGGAGCTCGTCGACAGGTACGCCGCCGCCTCGGGCCGTGACGTGTCGAACCTCCCCGTCTACGTGGCGTTCGGGTACTGGAAGCTCGCGTGCATAGTCGAGGGCGTCTACGCCCGCTACCTCGGCGGTTCGATGGGCACGTCCGACCCCGCCCAGTTCGAGGTCTTCAAGAGCCAGGTCGAGCACTACGCCGAGTCCGCCCGCCGCCACCTGGAGCTGGCATGA
- a CDS encoding proteasome assembly chaperone family protein yields MTDLYDYHQHPDVESPVLVLALEGWIDAGGAASRAAAALLDEAETTEVATFDADTLLDHRARRPIMHIEAGMNTGLTWPSIRLLALSDARGNDVLVLTGAEPDHHWRAVAGAVVDLALELGTRSVLGLGAYPAAVPHTRPPLLASTATDPLLVEQVGGIRTTVDVPAGIHAAIEDRCRDVGLPAVGLWAQVPHYASGMPYPAAALVLVEKVNELGNLWFPTGSLAEEAAAVRARLDDLVADSAEHLQLLRQLEAQADERAGHLVDRPATEVDLPSGEELAGEIERFLRDQDG; encoded by the coding sequence ATGACCGACCTCTACGACTACCACCAGCACCCCGACGTCGAGTCGCCGGTGCTCGTGCTGGCGCTCGAGGGCTGGATCGACGCCGGCGGTGCCGCGTCGCGCGCCGCCGCCGCGCTGCTCGACGAGGCCGAGACCACCGAGGTCGCCACCTTCGACGCCGACACGCTGCTCGACCACCGGGCCCGGCGGCCGATCATGCACATCGAGGCCGGCATGAACACCGGGCTGACCTGGCCGAGCATCCGCCTCCTCGCGCTGTCCGACGCGCGCGGCAACGACGTGCTCGTCCTCACCGGAGCGGAGCCCGACCACCACTGGCGTGCGGTCGCCGGGGCGGTCGTCGACCTCGCGCTCGAGCTCGGCACGCGCAGCGTGCTCGGCCTCGGTGCCTACCCCGCCGCCGTGCCGCACACCCGGCCACCGCTGCTCGCCTCCACCGCCACCGATCCGCTGCTCGTCGAGCAGGTCGGCGGCATCCGCACCACGGTCGACGTCCCTGCCGGGATCCACGCCGCGATCGAGGACCGCTGCCGCGACGTCGGCCTGCCCGCCGTCGGGCTCTGGGCCCAGGTCCCCCACTACGCATCCGGCATGCCCTATCCCGCCGCGGCGCTGGTGCTCGTCGAGAAGGTCAACGAGCTCGGCAACCTCTGGTTCCCGACCGGCTCGCTCGCCGAGGAAGCGGCCGCGGTCCGGGCCCGCCTCGACGACCTGGTCGCCGACAGCGCCGAGCACCTCCAGCTGCTGCGGCAGCTGGAGGCACAAGCCGACGAGCGTGCCGGGCACCTCGTCGACCGGCCGGCGACCGAGGTCGACCTGCCGAGCGGCGAGGAGCTGGCCGGGGAGATCGAGCGGTTCCTGCGCGACCAGGACGGCTGA
- a CDS encoding LLM class F420-dependent oxidoreductase → MKVDGNIGSVTQAAQGAAAAEAAGYDGVWTAETSQDPFLPLLLGAEHTERIELGTSIAVAFARNPMTLAQTAYDLQRFSGGRFILGLGSQIKSHITKRFSMPWSHPAPRMREMVLAIRAIWDTWNNGTRLDFRGDFYTHTLMTPFFDPGPNPHGDAKIFIAGVGPLMTKVAGEVCDGFLVHGFTTESYLREVTLPALEEGMAAGGRARADFEISFPAFVVTGATEEAMAASADATRRQIAFYGSTPAYRGVLEHHGWGDLQTELNTLSKQGEWARMGTLIDDEILGTFAVVAEPSQVAAGLKGRYGDVVDRISFYAPYESDPDTWLPVIEELRRS, encoded by the coding sequence ATGAAGGTCGACGGCAACATCGGAAGCGTCACCCAGGCCGCGCAGGGCGCGGCCGCGGCCGAGGCGGCCGGCTACGACGGCGTGTGGACCGCCGAGACGAGCCAGGACCCGTTCCTGCCGCTGCTCCTCGGCGCCGAGCACACCGAGCGCATCGAGCTGGGCACGTCGATCGCGGTGGCGTTCGCCCGGAACCCGATGACGCTCGCCCAGACGGCGTACGACCTGCAGCGGTTCTCCGGCGGTCGGTTCATCCTCGGCCTCGGCTCCCAGATCAAGTCGCACATCACCAAGCGCTTCTCGATGCCGTGGTCGCACCCCGCGCCGCGCATGCGGGAGATGGTCCTCGCCATCCGCGCCATCTGGGACACCTGGAACAACGGCACGAGGCTCGACTTCCGTGGGGACTTCTACACCCACACGCTCATGACGCCCTTCTTCGATCCGGGCCCCAACCCGCACGGCGACGCCAAGATCTTCATCGCCGGTGTCGGCCCGCTGATGACGAAGGTGGCCGGCGAGGTGTGCGACGGGTTCCTGGTCCACGGCTTCACGACCGAGTCCTACCTGCGCGAGGTCACCCTGCCGGCGCTCGAGGAGGGCATGGCGGCAGGCGGACGGGCCCGGGCCGACTTCGAGATCTCGTTCCCCGCGTTCGTGGTCACCGGGGCGACCGAGGAGGCCATGGCCGCGTCCGCCGACGCGACCCGTCGCCAGATCGCGTTCTACGGCTCGACCCCCGCCTACCGCGGCGTGCTCGAGCACCACGGCTGGGGCGACCTGCAGACCGAGCTCAACACCCTGTCGAAGCAGGGCGAGTGGGCCCGGATGGGCACGCTGATCGACGACGAGATCCTCGGGACCTTCGCCGTCGTGGCCGAACCGTCGCAGGTCGCGGCGGGGCTGAAGGGCCGCTACGGCGACGTCGTCGACCGCATCAGCTTCTACGCCCCCTACGAGTCGGACCCCGACACCTGGCTGCCCGTGATCGAGGAGCTGCGCAGGTCGTAG
- a CDS encoding Calx-beta domain-containing protein: MRPTIRSATSLALAALVGVTATAAGAASARPDDVIPVPGATPPTIHISQETHAEGTGGPTGFHFTVSLSHPSDQPVSVDLVTTPGSATSPSDHQSVPATVVFAPGQTTADYVVSVVGDAVPEGDEEFVVEMSNAQGGTIVGGGGLGTILDDDGRGPGGFTTSWASVRHLVQLVLSLPA, encoded by the coding sequence ATGCGCCCCACGATCCGCTCCGCCACCTCGCTCGCCCTCGCCGCGCTCGTCGGCGTCACCGCCACTGCCGCCGGCGCGGCCTCGGCCCGTCCCGACGACGTCATCCCCGTCCCCGGCGCGACCCCGCCGACGATCCACATCAGCCAGGAGACCCACGCCGAGGGCACCGGCGGACCGACCGGCTTCCACTTCACGGTCAGCCTGTCCCACCCCTCGGACCAGCCGGTCTCCGTGGACCTGGTGACGACGCCCGGGTCCGCGACCTCGCCGTCGGACCACCAGTCCGTCCCCGCCACGGTGGTGTTCGCCCCCGGTCAGACGACCGCGGACTACGTCGTGTCGGTCGTCGGCGACGCCGTGCCCGAGGGCGACGAGGAGTTCGTCGTCGAGATGAGCAACGCCCAGGGCGGCACGATCGTCGGCGGCGGCGGCCTCGGCACGATCCTGGACGACGACGGCCGGGGGCCGGGAGGGTTCACGACGTCGTGGGCCTCCGTCCGACACCTCGTGCAGCTGGTGCTGTCCCTCCCGGCCTGA
- a CDS encoding MMPL family transporter: MAVLLLGGAVAGAAGNDFRDEFNLPDVESKVGFDILDESFGGEGTGIVGTVVFRADQGVDDPEVQEAVTSVLALFDDVPEVVRIESPYDADGGRLISSQGPGAGQIAYANIELDPDIPFPRAEEIRGDVVEALPEVEGLRIELGGFIFAEFEEPSSEILGLAFAIVILIAAFGSVLAMGLPVGVALFGIGLGTTLVGLLSNVMSVPDFATFLGIMIGLGVGIDYALLIVTRYREQLHGGHTVREAVGTALDTAGRSVLFAGTTVVISLLGMLLMAVSFVQGLAVAAASVVAVTIAASLTLLPALLGFAGERVELTRWRGLIAAGLVALGLVGVGLGLTPLVVAFPVAGVVLVAGLFVGPLKRQVIHRPPRPHDETLAYRWSRMIQHRPWTTALLSAAALCVLAIPVFSLRLGFSDESNFPEDTSTRQAYELLVEGFGPGFNGPLLMAAPLPDGADLDAVAAVTSAIDADPGVAFVSPAQFDDPAAPSAVVWNVVPTTGPQEVETTRLVERLREEVLPPLEGAIGTDVAVTGGVAVNIDFSHYLSSRMPYFLSAVLLLSFLLLMVVFRSLLVPLKAVLMNLLSIGASYGVIVALFQWGWLSDLTGVAPAPIEPWAPMMLFAIVFGLSMDYEVFLLSRIREEWHRTGDARTSVADGLAATAKVITAAAAIMVFIFGSFILENDRVVKLMGTGLATAILLDATIVRMLLVPATMELLGDRNWWLPRWLDRLLPTLDVEGHAEPVLDLTVPVDGGEAEPEAESTLVGGD; this comes from the coding sequence GTGGCCGTGCTGCTGCTCGGCGGCGCGGTGGCGGGGGCGGCCGGCAACGACTTCCGCGACGAGTTCAACCTGCCCGACGTGGAGTCGAAGGTCGGGTTCGACATCCTCGACGAGTCCTTCGGCGGCGAGGGGACCGGCATCGTCGGCACCGTGGTGTTCCGTGCCGATCAGGGCGTCGACGACCCCGAGGTGCAGGAGGCGGTCACCTCGGTGCTCGCCCTCTTCGACGACGTGCCCGAGGTCGTGCGCATCGAGAGCCCCTACGACGCGGACGGTGGTCGGCTGATCTCGTCGCAGGGGCCCGGGGCGGGGCAGATCGCCTACGCCAACATCGAGCTCGACCCCGACATCCCGTTCCCGCGCGCCGAGGAGATCCGCGGCGACGTCGTCGAGGCGCTGCCCGAGGTCGAGGGACTGCGGATCGAGCTCGGTGGCTTCATCTTCGCCGAGTTCGAGGAACCGTCGTCGGAGATCCTCGGGCTCGCCTTCGCCATCGTCATCCTCATCGCCGCGTTCGGCTCGGTCCTCGCGATGGGGCTCCCCGTGGGCGTCGCGCTGTTCGGCATCGGCCTCGGGACCACGCTCGTCGGCCTCCTCAGCAACGTCATGTCGGTGCCCGACTTCGCCACGTTCCTTGGGATCATGATCGGCCTCGGCGTCGGCATCGACTATGCGCTGCTCATCGTCACCCGCTACCGAGAGCAGCTGCACGGCGGGCACACGGTCCGCGAGGCGGTCGGCACCGCGCTCGACACCGCGGGACGTTCGGTCCTCTTCGCCGGCACCACCGTCGTGATCTCGCTCCTCGGCATGCTCCTGATGGCCGTCAGCTTCGTCCAGGGCCTGGCCGTCGCGGCGGCGTCCGTCGTCGCGGTCACGATCGCCGCCTCCCTCACCCTCCTGCCGGCTCTCCTCGGCTTCGCGGGGGAGCGGGTCGAGCTCACCCGCTGGCGGGGGCTGATCGCCGCCGGACTGGTGGCGCTCGGGCTCGTCGGCGTCGGATTGGGGCTCACGCCGCTCGTCGTCGCCTTCCCGGTCGCCGGCGTCGTGCTCGTGGCCGGGCTCTTCGTCGGTCCGCTCAAGCGGCAGGTCATCCACCGCCCCCCGCGTCCGCACGACGAGACGCTCGCCTACCGGTGGAGCCGGATGATCCAGCACCGACCGTGGACGACGGCGCTGCTCAGCGCCGCCGCCCTCTGCGTGCTCGCGATCCCGGTGTTCTCGCTGCGGCTCGGCTTCTCCGACGAGAGCAACTTCCCGGAGGACACGTCCACCCGCCAGGCGTACGAGCTGCTGGTCGAGGGGTTCGGCCCCGGGTTCAACGGCCCGCTGCTGATGGCCGCACCCCTGCCCGACGGCGCCGACCTCGATGCCGTCGCCGCCGTGACCTCGGCGATCGACGCCGATCCCGGCGTGGCGTTCGTGTCGCCGGCCCAGTTCGACGATCCCGCGGCGCCCTCCGCCGTCGTGTGGAACGTCGTCCCCACGACCGGCCCCCAGGAGGTCGAGACGACACGGCTGGTGGAGCGCCTCCGCGAGGAGGTCCTGCCGCCCCTCGAAGGCGCCATCGGCACCGATGTGGCGGTGACCGGCGGCGTGGCGGTCAACATCGACTTCTCCCACTACCTGTCGTCGCGGATGCCGTACTTCCTCTCCGCCGTCCTCCTGTTGTCGTTCCTCCTGCTGATGGTCGTCTTCCGGTCGCTGCTCGTGCCCCTGAAGGCCGTGCTGATGAACCTCCTGTCGATCGGCGCCTCCTACGGCGTGATCGTCGCCCTGTTCCAGTGGGGCTGGTTGAGCGACCTCACCGGCGTGGCGCCGGCACCCATCGAGCCGTGGGCGCCGATGATGCTGTTCGCCATCGTGTTCGGGCTCTCGATGGACTACGAGGTGTTCCTGCTGTCACGGATCCGCGAGGAGTGGCACCGCACCGGTGACGCCCGCACCTCGGTGGCCGACGGGCTCGCGGCGACCGCCAAGGTCATCACCGCCGCCGCGGCGATCATGGTGTTCATCTTCGGCAGCTTCATCCTCGAGAACGACCGGGTCGTGAAGCTGATGGGCACGGGCCTGGCGACGGCGATCCTCCTCGACGCGACGATCGTCCGGATGCTCCTCGTGCCGGCGACGATGGAGCTGCTCGGCGACAGGAACTGGTGGCTGCCCCGCTGGCTCGACCGGCTCCTGCCCACGCTCGACGTCGAGGGCCACGCCGAGCCCGTGCTCGACCTCACCGTGCCGGTCGACGGCGGCGAGGCCGAGCCCGAGGCGGAGTCGACGCTGGTCGGCGGCGACTGA
- a CDS encoding AMP-binding protein, which yields MSSLSARIEASAHRGGAITFVGAEDPVRVPWSQLHDDARSMAAGLQARGVAPGDHVAILGPTSRPLVTAIQAVWLAGATIVVMPIPMRMGSIEEFVAATRRRLHRADVALFLIDPDLAPFVEPEPGDPPIVGLDEVSGPGGASRYERPADDLDRLAILQFTSGSTADPKGVALPHRAVGANLDAIAEAAALDPDDDVLVSWLPLYHDMGLVGLLTLAMTTGTDLVLGAPQDFMAAPLRWMQWLSDFGGTATAGPNFSYVLAARALRRAEGLDLSRLRIALNGAEPVDPDTVEAFVAAAAPFGMRPGAVFPAFGMAEVAIAGTFPPPLAGLRTDVVDLKVLESERYAAPIDADAPHARRLAKLGRAVPGLQIRIVDPATGQVLSDREAGELEIQGTSVCSGYYNDPEATAELFRDGWLRTGDLAYTIDDELVMCGRIKDVIIVGGRNVFPEDIERAVSGVDGVRPGNVIAFGVEGRNGREAIVVVAETKAEDTAAMHGTINEHVRRVVGTPAKDIVLVPPGTLPKTSSGKLQRSLCRQRYLEVDLQRA from the coding sequence ATGTCGAGCCTCTCCGCGCGCATCGAAGCCTCCGCCCACAGGGGCGGGGCCATCACGTTCGTCGGCGCCGAGGATCCGGTGCGGGTGCCGTGGTCCCAGCTCCACGACGACGCCCGGTCGATGGCCGCGGGGCTCCAGGCCCGGGGCGTCGCCCCCGGTGACCACGTCGCGATCCTCGGCCCCACCAGCCGCCCGCTCGTCACGGCGATCCAAGCCGTCTGGCTGGCCGGGGCGACCATCGTCGTCATGCCCATCCCGATGCGGATGGGCTCGATCGAGGAGTTCGTCGCCGCGACCCGTCGCCGGCTCCATCGGGCGGACGTCGCCCTCTTCCTCATCGACCCCGACCTCGCCCCGTTCGTCGAACCCGAGCCGGGCGACCCCCCGATCGTCGGGCTCGACGAGGTGTCGGGCCCGGGCGGTGCGTCACGCTACGAGCGTCCGGCCGACGACCTCGACCGCCTGGCGATCCTGCAGTTCACCAGCGGCTCCACCGCCGACCCCAAGGGCGTCGCCCTCCCGCACCGGGCGGTCGGCGCGAACCTCGACGCCATCGCCGAGGCCGCGGCGCTGGACCCCGACGACGACGTCCTCGTCTCGTGGCTGCCGCTCTACCACGACATGGGACTCGTGGGACTGCTCACGCTGGCCATGACCACCGGCACCGACCTGGTGCTCGGCGCCCCGCAGGACTTCATGGCTGCGCCGCTGCGGTGGATGCAGTGGCTGTCCGACTTCGGCGGCACGGCGACCGCCGGCCCCAACTTCTCCTACGTCCTCGCGGCTCGCGCCCTGCGGCGGGCCGAGGGGCTCGACCTGTCGCGCCTGCGGATCGCCCTGAACGGCGCGGAGCCTGTCGATCCCGACACCGTGGAGGCGTTCGTCGCCGCCGCCGCCCCCTTCGGGATGCGTCCGGGGGCCGTCTTCCCCGCCTTCGGGATGGCCGAGGTCGCCATCGCCGGCACGTTCCCGCCGCCGCTGGCCGGTCTGCGCACCGACGTGGTCGACCTGAAGGTCCTCGAGTCGGAGCGCTACGCCGCGCCGATCGACGCCGACGCCCCCCACGCCCGGCGGCTCGCCAAGCTCGGCCGCGCCGTGCCCGGCCTGCAGATCCGCATCGTCGACCCCGCCACCGGCCAGGTCCTGTCCGACCGGGAGGCGGGGGAGCTCGAGATCCAGGGCACGTCGGTGTGCTCGGGCTACTACAACGACCCCGAGGCGACGGCGGAGCTGTTCCGCGACGGGTGGCTCCGCACGGGGGACCTCGCGTACACGATCGACGACGAGCTCGTGATGTGCGGGCGCATCAAGGACGTGATCATCGTCGGAGGCCGCAACGTCTTCCCGGAGGACATCGAGCGGGCCGTGTCGGGCGTGGACGGCGTGCGACCGGGCAACGTCATCGCGTTCGGCGTCGAGGGGCGCAACGGGCGCGAGGCGATCGTCGTCGTCGCCGAGACCAAGGCGGAGGACACGGCCGCCATGCACGGGACGATCAACGAGCACGTGCGACGCGTGGTCGGCACGCCGGCCAAGGACATCGTGCTCGTGCCGCCGGGGACGCTCCCGAAGACCTCGTCGGGCAAGCTGCAGCGGTCGCTCTGCCGCCAGCGCTACCTCGAGGTCGACCTCCAGCGCGCCTGA